The following nucleotide sequence is from Tardiphaga alba.
ACGCGAATGGCTGACGACGAGCGGGAAAGCGCAGTTCCTGGTTTTTCCGGGCGTTTATGAGGATGGCTTGGACAAGCATGCGCTGACACTGACGACCTTACGCAGCCATGATCAGTACAACACCACGATCTACGGCATGGACGATCGCTATCGTGGCATCACCGGCCGGCGCGATATCGTCTTCGTCAATCCGGAGGATCTCGCTAGCCGCGGTCTTTCCCATGGCGATGTGATCGATGTCGTGCTGGATGGAAAGAGCGGGGTGCAGAGAGCGATGCGCGGTTTCACGGCGGTGGAATATGACATCCCGAAGGGCTCGGTTGCGGCTTATTATCCCGAGGCCAATGTGCTGGTCGCGCTTGAAGAACATGATGCGCGGTCGGGGACGCCCGCTTACAAATCTGTGCCGGTGAAAATCAGCGCTGCGGCTTAAGCTGCAGCGCAACATAACCGATGCATGACCGCCACTGCTTAAGTGGCGGTTGCCGCCTGCGACATTTTTGCGTAGGCGAGCAGCATCATGACGTCTGTTGAAACTTCCCTGCCCACCAAGCCCGAACCCATCGAGACGCCGGTTGGCGCCGCGCTGATCGCGGCGCTGCTAATCCTCACCTGCGGCCATGTGCTTTCGAACATGCTGCGCACGACGCCCGCGCTGGCCATCGACGTGATGGCCCCCGATCTCGGTGTCACGCCGCAGACGCTGGCGGCGCTGACCTCGACCTATCATTTCTTCTTCGCGATGCTGCAGATCCCGATCGGCGTCGCGCTGGATCGTTACAGCATCCGCTCGGTGTCCCTGGTGCTTTTCGCCGGTACGGTCGTTGGGGCAGCGATCGCCGCGTTCTCGACCGGGCCGGTGTCCTTTTTCGTGTCGCAGGCGACCATCGGCATGGCGACATCCGGCATGTTGATGTGCCCGATGACTCTCGCTGCGAAACGTCTGTCTCCCGCGCAATTCGGCATGTGGTCAGGCATTATTCTATCGTTCGGCAATTCCGGCCTGCTGCTGTCGGCAAGCCCGCTGGCTTTCATCGTGGAAAGCTTCGGTTGGCGTGCTGGCTACTGGACCGCGGCCGCGGCCGCGGTGGTGGTTGCCGCATTGGTCGCGATCATCGTGCCGGTCGCGCGTCCTGAAGGTCAGCAGCGAGCGCTGGGTGCCGAGATGGTCTCGGTATTCCATCTCGGCGTATCGCGTGCGCTGCGCGGCATCGTCATTCTGGCCTTTGTATCTCTTGCCATGCAGCTCGTGCTGCGTGGCCTCTGGGCCGGCCCATGGCTGATGACCGTCAAGGGTCTCTCGCGAATCGAAGCAGGCCACGTGCTGCTGCTGTTCACCCTTGCACTTGTTGTTTCGCCGGCGGTGGCCGGTATTCTTGACCGCAGGCTGGCGCATCGCCGCGTCGTGCTGCTCACGCTTCACCTCGTCGCTGCTGTGCTGCTGCTGGCCATGGCGCTTGGCGCACCTGGCTACCCGCTGGCGGTGCTACTCGGTGTTCCGCTGCTGCCTGTTGCCGTCGACAGCGCCTTGCTGGTGACATTCGGCTTTCTCGTCTCCATGCAGCCGCTGATCTATGCGATGGTTCGTCAAGCGGTGGCGCCAGAAAATATCGGCAAGGCGTTGTCCGCATCCAATCTGGCATTCTTCCTGGGCACCGCGGTGATGCAATCGATCACCAGCCCCGTTGCAGCCTATTGGGGATTGCCGGCTGTGTTGATCGTGATGGCGGTGTGTCTGGTGGTCGGCAGCTTGATCTTTTTTGCACTGACTCGCCCCTCGGTGGTACGCGCAAAAGTGTGATGGCGGCCCACCGCGGTCGCCTTCAAGTTGCTGGCGCGACGCATCGGCTTGTGATCAGATGTGGTGTGACGCGGCGATGACGTCGCGAACAGTAGATTTGCAGGAGGAGGATAACTTGCCTTTCTTCGTCAAAGGGACTGACACGTCCGGCACCGTTTCACTGCGCCGCGACAACGCTGCGGGCGCCGTCAAGAAGGCCAAGGAGCTGCTTGAAGATGGCAGCTGGGACATCCAGATAACGAATCCCGAAGGCCACGTGTACCCACTTGCCGAATTCGAGGCGATTCAGGATGCGCCATCGGCGACCAAGCACTGACTGACGGAACGTCTCGCGAGTGGCTGCGCCGGATCTCATTCTTCATCACTATCCGCGTTCGCCATTCGCAGAGAAAATCCGGGTCGCATTTGGCTTGAAGGGGCTGCGCTGGTGCTCGGTGGAGCAGCCGCGTATCGCCCCGAAGCCCCAGCTCGTGCCGCTGACAGGCGGTTACCGGCGCATTCCCGTGCTTCAGATCGGTGCCGATATCTATTGCGATACGCGGCTTATTCTCGCCGAGCTCGAACGCCGCTTTCCTGATCCCTCATTTTATCCGCCAGGCACGCGCGGTGCCGCCGACATGATCGCCGGCTGGGCAGATCAGGCCTTGTTTGCAACGGCGCTTGGCCTCGTTTTCGGCATCAATGGTGACCGATTTCCCGCGGAGCTGCATGCCGATCGCGCCAGCTTTACGGCGGGGAAATTCGATGGCTGGAATAGCGAGAAGATGCGTCCACACGTGCCGTCGTTGCGGAGCGAGCTCTCCCATCATCTGCGCTGGATCGACGCGAGTCTCATGGAAGCTGGACCTTTCATCCTGGGCTCAATGCCGTCACTTGCCGATGTCGCCGTCTATCACTCGCTCTGGTATCTGCGCGGGAATCTCGGAGAAGCAGAGGGGCTAACCCGGCATCCGCGCGTGCTAGACTGGATGAATCGTATCGCAGCCATCGGCCACGGCCAGGGCGTCGCCATGTCCACTGAAGCTGCACTTTCGACGGCGCGTGACGCCGAGCCCGTTGAGATCAATGATGGTGGTTCGGAGTGGTCGCCCGGTACACCGCTCGCGGTCACGCCCACGGATTGGGGCTTCGACACGGTCACAGGCCTCTGCGCCATAGCCGACCCCTTGAGAGTCGCTTTGCGCAGGGATGATCCGCAAACGGGAAGGACAGTGGTCCATTTCCCACGGATTGGCTTTGCCGTTGCGCCACTTTGATTTCGAAGCACCCGCTACCTTTTGGTTGTCGCGTTAAAATTGTACGGATAGTCTACTAAGTTGACGGGCGCGCTCCGGGCCCGCTTAGGGGGCTGGCGATGATCTATGTGTGTGGGTTGTTGTTAGGGGCGATCACCGGTTTGCGGGCAATGACCGGAGCCGCGGCAGCCAGCTGGGCTGCCTATCTCGGCATCGCCAAGGTCTCTGGCACTTGGCTCGCTTTTCTTGGCTCGTCGTGGGCCGTCGCAATATTCTCCATTCTCGCGATTGTTGAACTTGTCACCGATCAACTGCCATCGACGCCGAGCCGCAAGGTGCCTGTGCAGTTCGGCACCCGTATCGCAATCGGCATCATTGCGGGGATCGCGGTGGCGAGTCCTGCCAACTGGCTGCTGGGGGCGATTGCAGGCGGCATCGGTGCGGTGATCGGTACGCTCGGCGGCGCCCATCTGCGCGGGCGGCTCGCCGCCAGCTTTGGAAAGGATGCCCCTGCGGCTTTCATCGAAGACGCTGTGGCGATCATCGGTGCCATTCTCATCGTGCTGGCGTTGAAATGACCCGCGCCTTTGATGCCATCATCATCGGTGCCGGTCAGGCTGGTCCGTCGCTCGCCGGCCGTCTCGCCGCGGCCGGGCAGCAGGTCGCCATTGTCGAACGTCATTTGTTCGGCGGCACTTGCGTCAATACCGGCTGCAAACCGACCAAGACGCTGGTGGCCAGTGCCTATGCCGCGCATCTCGCAAGACGTGGCGCCGAATATGGCGTGATGATTGATGCGCCCGTGCGGATCGACATGGCGAAAGTGAGGGC
It contains:
- a CDS encoding MFS transporter — its product is MTSVETSLPTKPEPIETPVGAALIAALLILTCGHVLSNMLRTTPALAIDVMAPDLGVTPQTLAALTSTYHFFFAMLQIPIGVALDRYSIRSVSLVLFAGTVVGAAIAAFSTGPVSFFVSQATIGMATSGMLMCPMTLAAKRLSPAQFGMWSGIILSFGNSGLLLSASPLAFIVESFGWRAGYWTAAAAAVVVAALVAIIVPVARPEGQQRALGAEMVSVFHLGVSRALRGIVILAFVSLAMQLVLRGLWAGPWLMTVKGLSRIEAGHVLLLFTLALVVSPAVAGILDRRLAHRRVVLLTLHLVAAVLLLAMALGAPGYPLAVLLGVPLLPVAVDSALLVTFGFLVSMQPLIYAMVRQAVAPENIGKALSASNLAFFLGTAVMQSITSPVAAYWGLPAVLIVMAVCLVVGSLIFFALTRPSVVRAKV
- a CDS encoding glutathione S-transferase family protein; the encoded protein is MAAPDLILHHYPRSPFAEKIRVAFGLKGLRWCSVEQPRIAPKPQLVPLTGGYRRIPVLQIGADIYCDTRLILAELERRFPDPSFYPPGTRGAADMIAGWADQALFATALGLVFGINGDRFPAELHADRASFTAGKFDGWNSEKMRPHVPSLRSELSHHLRWIDASLMEAGPFILGSMPSLADVAVYHSLWYLRGNLGEAEGLTRHPRVLDWMNRIAAIGHGQGVAMSTEAALSTARDAEPVEINDGGSEWSPGTPLAVTPTDWGFDTVTGLCAIADPLRVALRRDDPQTGRTVVHFPRIGFAVAPL
- a CDS encoding DUF4126 family protein — encoded protein: MIYVCGLLLGAITGLRAMTGAAAASWAAYLGIAKVSGTWLAFLGSSWAVAIFSILAIVELVTDQLPSTPSRKVPVQFGTRIAIGIIAGIAVASPANWLLGAIAGGIGAVIGTLGGAHLRGRLAASFGKDAPAAFIEDAVAIIGAILIVLALK